A stretch of the uncultured Desulfobacter sp. genome encodes the following:
- the pap gene encoding polyphosphate:AMP phosphotransferase, translating into MFESAELGHKISKSDYKKQVPGLREELLHTQLDLNESSAFQVIILVGGLDGAGRGATVNLLNEWMDPRFIQTHGMGEPSDEELDRPMMWRFWRALPPKGKIGVFLGSWYTWPMLNRVYGKTKDADLEQSMGRAVKLETMLVNEGALVIKFWFHLSKEEQKKRLESLEKDPLTRWKVTERDWEHFKAYDKFREVHEKVIRQTSTAEAPWLIIEGADSRYRNLTVGKLILNAIRERLSIDAQPSPELLAPPLMPSIDNVNVLKTLDMTQSLEKDEYRKKLKKYQRKLNLLIRDPKFKYTSVIAVFEGNDAAGKGGAIRRITGALDARGYQVIPIAAPTEEEREQPYLWRFWRHLPRKGRVTMFDRSWYGRVLVERVEQFCSEADWMRAYSEINEFELQIVRHRMVVVKFWLTITKEEQLERFHAREQTGFKRFKITEEDWRNRKKWDQYEQAVTDMVDRTSTHYAPWTLIEANNKYFARIKVLKTLCKTIEAKLKELHEEGVDYLEKPKKKK; encoded by the coding sequence ATGTTTGAATCTGCCGAGTTGGGGCATAAGATATCCAAATCCGATTATAAAAAGCAAGTGCCTGGCCTGCGTGAAGAACTTCTCCATACACAGTTGGACTTAAATGAATCCTCCGCTTTCCAAGTGATTATCCTGGTCGGCGGATTGGACGGTGCAGGGCGCGGCGCCACAGTGAATTTGTTAAATGAATGGATGGATCCCCGCTTTATTCAAACCCACGGCATGGGCGAACCCTCGGACGAGGAGCTGGATCGCCCGATGATGTGGCGGTTCTGGCGGGCCTTGCCGCCGAAAGGTAAAATTGGCGTTTTCCTAGGGTCGTGGTATACGTGGCCGATGCTGAACCGGGTCTATGGCAAAACAAAGGATGCGGATCTCGAGCAGAGCATGGGCCGGGCTGTTAAGTTAGAAACCATGTTGGTAAATGAGGGGGCCCTGGTCATCAAATTCTGGTTTCATCTTTCCAAGGAAGAGCAGAAAAAACGACTGGAATCCCTTGAGAAAGATCCATTGACCCGTTGGAAGGTCACCGAGCGTGATTGGGAACACTTCAAAGCGTACGACAAATTTCGTGAAGTTCATGAGAAGGTTATTCGCCAGACCTCAACGGCTGAAGCGCCTTGGCTGATTATTGAAGGCGCGGATTCCCGTTACCGGAACTTAACCGTTGGAAAATTGATCCTAAATGCGATTCGAGAACGATTGAGCATAGATGCTCAGCCTTCTCCAGAGCTCCTTGCGCCGCCGCTTATGCCGTCTATTGATAATGTCAACGTGTTGAAGACGCTGGATATGACGCAGTCCCTGGAGAAGGATGAGTACCGTAAAAAGTTGAAAAAGTACCAGAGAAAGCTGAACCTGCTGATCCGGGATCCAAAATTTAAATACACGTCCGTCATCGCCGTGTTCGAGGGCAATGATGCGGCAGGCAAGGGCGGGGCCATACGTCGTATCACAGGGGCGCTTGATGCACGCGGGTATCAGGTTATACCCATTGCCGCACCAACCGAAGAGGAACGCGAGCAGCCCTACCTCTGGCGATTCTGGCGGCATTTACCCCGTAAGGGCCGTGTAACGATGTTTGACAGATCCTGGTATGGCCGCGTACTGGTGGAGCGGGTGGAGCAATTTTGTTCCGAGGCCGACTGGATGCGGGCCTATAGTGAAATTAACGAATTTGAATTGCAGATTGTCCGCCATCGCATGGTGGTGGTCAAGTTCTGGTTGACGATCACCAAAGAAGAACAGTTGGAACGATTTCATGCCAGAGAGCAAACCGGGTTCAAACGGTTCAAAATCACAGAAGAGGACTGGCGTAATCGCAAAAAATGGGACCAGTATGAGCAGGCGGTCACAGATATGGTAGATCGGACCAGCACACATTATGCGCCATGGACCCTGATAGAGGCCAATAATAAATACTTTGCCCGTATCAAAGTACTCAAGACATTGTGTAAAACAATTGAGGCCAAGCTCAAAGAACTCCATGAGGAAGGCGTCGATTATCTGGAAAAACCAAAGAAAAAAAAATAG
- a CDS encoding TetR/AcrR family transcriptional regulator, which translates to MAEAGIREHKKDQSVRKILKAALLVFSTQGFNGARVDVIARKAGVNKAMIYYRIGNKQALYQAVIQDIYQDRAVQLRREIQSSITPEEKLNTYIASVAAIMDAHPHFTRIMIREMVSGWTNFGPAIFEEVSVTVKIVQAILDEGVEKGVFAKTDPLAVHTMVLGALILNHLTQPVKPQIMAALNISEAPSDISSFNTLVPQVQRLVVAALRPEAYPHEL; encoded by the coding sequence ATGGCGGAGGCCGGAATCAGAGAACATAAAAAAGACCAGTCCGTGCGCAAAATTTTAAAAGCGGCGCTACTGGTTTTCAGCACCCAGGGATTCAATGGTGCCCGGGTTGATGTTATTGCCCGAAAAGCCGGGGTAAACAAGGCCATGATCTATTACCGGATCGGAAATAAACAGGCATTGTACCAGGCGGTCATCCAGGACATCTACCAGGACCGGGCTGTGCAGCTTCGCCGGGAAATCCAGTCCAGCATCACGCCGGAAGAAAAATTAAACACCTACATTGCCAGCGTCGCCGCTATCATGGACGCCCACCCCCATTTTACCCGAATCATGATTCGGGAGATGGTTTCCGGATGGACGAACTTCGGCCCGGCCATTTTTGAAGAGGTGAGTGTCACCGTTAAGATTGTCCAGGCAATACTCGATGAAGGCGTGGAAAAAGGTGTTTTTGCAAAAACAGATCCACTGGCAGTTCATACCATGGTGCTTGGGGCGCTGATTCTGAATCACCTTACCCAGCCGGTCAAACCCCAAATCATGGCGGCCCTGAACATATCAGAAGCCCCATCTGATATCAGCAGTTTTAACACGCTTGTTCCCCAGGTCCAGCGCCTGGTGGTTGCAGCCTTGCGCCCCGAAGCATATCCCCATGAGCTGTAA
- a CDS encoding ATP-binding cassette domain-containing protein, with amino-acid sequence MNHLVVENLVSRFVSVDHLEIKKGELMVLIGPSGAGKSSLLNVLAGFMPHTGQVLLGGKAVHTLPSHRRKIGYLFQDLYLFPHMTVFQNLKIAMKPRRLKKKQLLEEINTFLELFRITDLSKSYPGQISGGEKQRVAMARAMAGKPDLLLLDEPLSHLDYRTARYLRKQFKRVQQQFGLTTLFVTHDLHEARELGDRILVMEKGNLRLLDQAGIQEKGEVFQMPRDIPSNFFQEPFAV; translated from the coding sequence ATGAATCATCTGGTTGTAGAAAATCTTGTGTCCCGGTTTGTCTCTGTTGACCATCTTGAGATTAAAAAAGGTGAGTTGATGGTGCTTATCGGGCCGTCCGGTGCCGGTAAATCCTCCCTTTTAAATGTCCTGGCAGGATTTATGCCCCACACCGGACAGGTTCTCCTGGGCGGCAAGGCGGTCCATACCCTGCCGTCCCACCGCCGCAAAATCGGGTATTTGTTCCAGGATCTCTATCTTTTCCCCCACATGACCGTATTTCAGAATTTGAAAATTGCCATGAAACCCCGGCGACTTAAGAAAAAGCAGCTTTTGGAAGAAATTAACACCTTTCTTGAGCTGTTCCGGATAACAGACCTGTCCAAAAGTTATCCAGGCCAGATCAGCGGTGGGGAAAAACAGCGGGTGGCCATGGCCAGGGCCATGGCCGGCAAACCGGATCTGCTGTTGCTGGACGAGCCCTTGTCCCATTTGGATTACCGGACAGCCCGGTATCTGCGCAAGCAATTCAAACGGGTTCAGCAGCAGTTCGGCCTGACCACCTTATTTGTCACCCACGACCTGCACGAAGCCCGGGAACTTGGAGACCGTATACTTGTTATGGAAAAGGGGAATCTGCGGCTTTTGGACCAGGCCGGCATCCAGGAAAAAGGGGAAGTCTTCCAAATGCCCCGGGACATTCCCAGCAATTTTTTCCAGGAACCTTTTGCTGTTTAG
- a CDS encoding TolC family protein: MMNKTIQTTLSFFLLLSAVRLLVSPPQTCRAQEHLTVDQAVRIAIENSLQRRMAAKDVEIADERLARARAEFGPTVNLQGGLYRYNATPTIVQTNQGLAKLNNALSEITYGQVPEVSLPSDSRTYYGAGLKVTQPLYTGNKLTATRRLAQANLEHARKNLNASDNDLALSARKAFYTVILSRQMAGAMDEAVQSMTEHVKEATAYHSQKIVPKLDLLRAEEKLADLRQQQLYTHNNVKLAQTALNYVLGVDMDTRYTYDDPSETLPMPQDLGTCIQTGLENRPEIGAMDAQIQMAKQQIAIAQSDYLPTLALVGEAHRYEPENEDPSAQIGIVASIELFDSGRTSHKKAQAGRQLEKALTAKKQLSRGIRLEVEKAYHDAQAALKSIDVAQKSLETAKEALDAARTRYRVGLSTSLERLDAEVSLTRAKTNHIHALSMYNIAVAELERAMGKE; the protein is encoded by the coding sequence ATGATGAATAAGACAATACAAACAACCTTGTCATTTTTTTTATTGTTATCCGCCGTGCGGCTTCTGGTATCACCGCCGCAAACATGCAGAGCCCAGGAACATCTGACCGTGGACCAGGCAGTACGGATTGCCATTGAAAACAGCCTGCAACGTCGTATGGCGGCAAAGGATGTAGAGATTGCCGATGAGCGCCTTGCCCGGGCCCGGGCAGAGTTCGGACCGACCGTAAACCTTCAAGGCGGCCTTTACCGATATAATGCCACCCCCACTATTGTGCAGACAAACCAGGGCCTGGCAAAGCTGAATAATGCGTTGTCCGAAATAACCTACGGCCAGGTGCCCGAAGTCAGCCTGCCCAGTGACAGCCGCACCTATTACGGTGCAGGGCTCAAGGTGACCCAGCCGTTGTACACGGGCAATAAACTAACCGCAACCCGCCGCCTGGCCCAGGCCAACCTGGAACATGCCCGGAAAAACCTAAATGCCTCGGACAATGACCTGGCATTGTCTGCCCGAAAAGCCTTTTACACCGTAATCTTGAGCCGGCAGATGGCCGGGGCCATGGACGAGGCGGTACAGAGCATGACTGAACACGTTAAAGAGGCAACGGCCTACCACAGCCAAAAAATTGTTCCCAAACTGGATCTTTTACGGGCCGAGGAGAAACTTGCCGATTTAAGGCAACAGCAGTTGTACACCCATAATAATGTGAAACTTGCCCAGACCGCATTGAACTATGTGCTGGGCGTGGACATGGACACCCGCTACACCTACGATGATCCTTCTGAGACCCTGCCCATGCCCCAAGATCTTGGGACCTGTATCCAAACCGGTTTGGAAAACAGACCGGAGATCGGCGCCATGGATGCACAAATCCAGATGGCAAAACAACAGATCGCCATTGCCCAAAGCGATTACCTGCCCACCCTGGCCCTGGTGGGGGAAGCCCACCGGTATGAACCCGAAAATGAAGATCCTTCGGCCCAGATCGGCATTGTGGCCAGCATAGAGCTGTTTGACAGCGGCCGCACCAGCCATAAAAAGGCCCAGGCCGGCCGGCAGCTTGAAAAGGCGCTGACTGCAAAAAAACAGCTATCCAGGGGTATTCGACTGGAGGTGGAAAAAGCATACCACGATGCCCAGGCCGCCCTCAAATCCATTGATGTGGCCCAAAAATCGCTGGAAACGGCCAAAGAAGCCCTGGATGCCGCCCGGACCCGTTACCGGGTGGGGCTAAGCACATCTTTGGAACGACTGGATGCAGAAGTATCTCTGACCCGGGCAAAAACAAATCATATTCACGCCTTAAGTATGTATAACATTGCGGTCGCGGAACTGGAACGCGCCATGGGAAAGGAGTAA
- a CDS encoding ABC transporter permease — protein MIRLFYGILIICCLGVLGVLYALAVQVGLFDIFEILLTKEARFALNLSVTTSVSSVGIAMVLGLPVAYLMARRSFPGKFIVDSLLDIPMVMTPLVTGMGLLFLLGPNIAGQWLQKTGIDFLFTPAGAVLAQTFIATPLIIRSVRATFEGIDEKYEQAGAMLGLSDVRVFCFIVLPMARNGILAGAVLAWARTLGEFGATLMVAGASRMRTETLPIAVYLNLTSGEIELAVTCAWLLICLGVVLFMALKWLGVRQKALHY, from the coding sequence ATGATTCGGCTGTTCTATGGCATTCTTATCATCTGCTGCCTCGGGGTCCTGGGCGTTTTATACGCCCTGGCGGTCCAGGTGGGGCTTTTTGATATTTTTGAGATCCTTTTAACCAAAGAGGCCCGGTTTGCACTTAACTTAAGTGTGACAACCTCGGTATCGTCGGTGGGGATCGCCATGGTGCTTGGTCTTCCCGTGGCCTATCTCATGGCCAGAAGATCGTTTCCCGGTAAATTTATTGTGGATTCACTGTTGGATATTCCCATGGTCATGACACCGCTGGTGACCGGCATGGGCCTGCTTTTTCTGCTGGGGCCCAATATTGCAGGGCAGTGGCTGCAAAAGACCGGCATTGATTTTCTGTTTACCCCGGCAGGGGCAGTGCTCGCCCAGACCTTCATTGCCACGCCCCTGATTATTAGAAGCGTGCGCGCCACCTTTGAAGGCATTGATGAAAAATATGAACAGGCCGGTGCCATGCTGGGCCTGTCCGATGTCCGGGTTTTTTGTTTCATTGTCCTGCCCATGGCCCGAAACGGCATCCTTGCCGGGGCGGTTCTGGCCTGGGCCAGGACTTTGGGAGAGTTCGGCGCCACCCTGATGGTGGCAGGCGCCTCCAGGATGAGAACCGAGACCCTGCCCATTGCAGTTTATCTGAATCTGACCAGCGGAGAGATTGAACTGGCCGTGACCTGTGCCTGGCTTTTGATCTGCCTTGGGGTTGTGTTGTTCATGGCCCTTAAATGGTTGGGTGTGCGTCAAAAAGCCTTGCATTACTAA
- a CDS encoding efflux RND transporter permease subunit yields the protein MKHFNLTQWSLNHRQLIWFGIVLSAVAGIYAYQGMGRMEDPSFTIRRMIVAVGWPGASATEVEQQVTDKIEKELQDIPGLDFLKSYSRPQQAVIYVNIKDTVNADDIRPTWLEVRNMVNNMVDDLPQGILGPYFNDRFDDVYGNIYALTSDGFSYEQMREKAEDIRQDLLMIKSVKKVMLIGVQPEKIYIEMDSKKLARMGIDPLLVAAVIKKQNTVTPSGMLETSTDNVFIRVTGLFDDVAALRELPIRVLERTFRLGDIATIRRAYADPGDPKMYLNGAPAVGIAVSMEDGDNILKLGQDLASAFTRIKQEMPLGFDIHQVANQPMVVKDAIDEFIKTLGEAIAIILVVSFLSLGLRSGMVVALCIPLVIAATFLAMKMAGIDLHRVSLGALIISLGLLVDDAMISVEMMAVKLEQGWDKVKAACFAYTATAFPMLTGTLITCAGFIPIGFADGDSSEFCRTIFPVIGLSLIISWVVSVMVTPLFGTYLIKADPTSDDEKDRDIYDKTFYRIFRRILVWCLRFKYVVLILTAAGFVLSLHSFKYVREEFFPGSVRPELVVDLTLPEGASMQATDTQAKAFINAISDNPNIDHFACYVGSGGPRFILTFEPVMPQSNFAQFIIVAKGLEERKQLETQIKTLLENNFPNVRGHMQTLQMGPPEPYPVMLRVSGKDYAKVRQIAGRVKDVMAADPDLRQINFNWYEKTKKLQLNVDQDKARMLGVTSSDLALAIQSQISGIPVSEFRQKDKTVDIVLRLAADDRQNLDDIRTLPIHVGQGRTIPLEQIADIRFGMEEGQIWRRDLLPTITVQADTVAGVTGNDASQNVYESLKSVRESLPAGYAIEIGGLSEQSKKSTDHILEMVPAMFMIIVILLMIQLQNISNMILTLLTAPLGLMGVIASLLIFDMPMGFLAQLGILALSGIIIRNSVILMDQIDRQVAAGENRYHAIIRATVFRFRPIMLTAAAAILGMLPLAVDKFWAPMAISIGGGLLGATILTLFVLPCMVAAWYRVKEE from the coding sequence ATGAAACACTTCAATCTAACCCAATGGTCCTTGAATCACCGGCAGCTTATCTGGTTCGGTATTGTTTTATCGGCTGTGGCTGGCATCTATGCCTACCAGGGCATGGGGCGTATGGAAGACCCCAGCTTTACCATACGCCGGATGATCGTTGCTGTAGGCTGGCCCGGTGCGTCGGCAACCGAGGTGGAACAGCAGGTGACCGATAAAATTGAAAAAGAGTTGCAGGATATCCCCGGCCTGGACTTTCTTAAAAGCTACTCCAGGCCCCAGCAGGCAGTTATCTATGTCAACATCAAGGACACCGTGAATGCAGACGATATCCGGCCCACCTGGCTTGAGGTGCGCAACATGGTCAACAACATGGTGGATGATCTGCCCCAGGGTATTTTAGGGCCTTATTTCAACGACCGGTTTGATGACGTTTACGGTAATATTTATGCCCTGACATCGGACGGATTTTCCTATGAACAGATGCGGGAAAAGGCTGAAGATATCCGCCAGGACCTTTTAATGATTAAAAGCGTTAAAAAAGTAATGTTGATAGGGGTTCAGCCTGAAAAAATATATATTGAAATGGACAGCAAAAAACTGGCCCGCATGGGCATTGATCCCTTGCTTGTTGCGGCTGTCATAAAAAAACAGAACACGGTGACCCCGTCGGGTATGCTGGAGACCTCAACAGACAATGTGTTTATCCGGGTTACGGGGCTTTTTGACGATGTGGCCGCCCTGCGGGAACTTCCCATCCGGGTACTGGAGCGCACATTCAGACTTGGTGATATTGCAACCATCCGGCGGGCCTATGCAGACCCTGGAGACCCCAAAATGTATTTGAACGGGGCGCCTGCCGTCGGTATTGCCGTCTCCATGGAAGATGGCGATAATATTCTCAAGCTGGGACAGGACCTTGCATCGGCTTTTACACGCATCAAGCAGGAGATGCCTTTAGGGTTTGACATTCACCAGGTGGCCAACCAGCCCATGGTGGTCAAGGATGCCATTGATGAATTTATCAAAACCCTGGGCGAGGCCATTGCCATTATTCTTGTGGTCAGCTTTCTAAGCCTTGGCCTGCGTTCGGGTATGGTGGTGGCCCTGTGCATCCCCCTGGTCATTGCCGCCACATTTTTGGCGATGAAAATGGCCGGCATTGACCTGCACCGGGTGTCGTTAGGTGCGCTGATTATCTCATTGGGTCTTCTGGTGGACGATGCCATGATCTCCGTGGAGATGATGGCTGTAAAGCTGGAGCAGGGGTGGGATAAGGTGAAAGCTGCTTGCTTCGCATATACCGCCACAGCCTTTCCCATGCTCACCGGCACCCTGATCACCTGTGCAGGGTTCATTCCCATTGGTTTTGCAGACGGCGATTCCTCGGAATTTTGCAGAACCATCTTCCCGGTCATCGGACTGTCCCTGATCATATCATGGGTGGTATCGGTGATGGTGACCCCGCTGTTTGGCACCTATCTGATCAAGGCCGATCCCACCTCCGACGACGAAAAGGACAGAGATATTTATGATAAAACCTTTTACCGGATATTCAGGCGGATTCTGGTCTGGTGCCTGCGGTTCAAGTATGTGGTGCTGATTCTCACGGCTGCAGGTTTTGTGCTGTCTCTGCACAGCTTTAAATATGTTAGAGAAGAGTTCTTCCCCGGCTCTGTACGCCCGGAACTGGTGGTGGATCTCACCTTGCCCGAAGGCGCCTCCATGCAGGCCACGGATACCCAGGCCAAAGCTTTTATCAACGCCATCTCGGACAACCCGAACATTGACCATTTTGCCTGTTATGTGGGCTCCGGCGGGCCGCGATTTATACTTACCTTTGAACCGGTGATGCCCCAGTCCAATTTTGCCCAGTTTATCATTGTCGCCAAGGGGCTTGAGGAACGAAAACAGCTTGAAACCCAAATAAAAACCCTTTTGGAGAATAACTTCCCCAATGTCCGGGGACATATGCAAACGCTTCAGATGGGTCCGCCGGAGCCCTACCCTGTCATGCTGCGGGTATCCGGAAAAGACTATGCCAAGGTCCGGCAGATTGCAGGCCGGGTTAAAGATGTCATGGCCGCAGACCCGGATTTGCGACAAATCAATTTTAACTGGTATGAAAAGACCAAAAAACTTCAATTGAACGTGGACCAGGACAAGGCCCGGATGCTTGGGGTGACAAGTTCCGATCTGGCCCTGGCCATCCAGTCCCAGATCTCGGGTATCCCGGTCAGTGAGTTCAGGCAAAAGGATAAAACCGTTGATATCGTATTGCGCCTGGCAGCAGACGACCGGCAGAATCTGGATGATATCCGGACACTGCCCATCCACGTGGGCCAGGGCAGAACCATTCCTCTTGAACAGATTGCCGATATCCGTTTCGGCATGGAAGAGGGCCAAATCTGGCGCCGGGACCTTTTGCCCACCATCACGGTGCAGGCGGACACAGTGGCCGGTGTCACGGGCAACGATGCCAGTCAAAACGTGTATGAATCTCTGAAATCCGTCCGGGAAAGTCTGCCGGCCGGATATGCCATTGAGATCGGCGGCCTTTCGGAACAAAGCAAAAAATCCACGGACCACATCCTGGAGATGGTGCCGGCCATGTTCATGATCATTGTGATCCTGTTAATGATCCAGTTGCAGAACATATCCAATATGATCCTCACCCTTTTAACGGCACCTTTAGGGTTGATGGGGGTGATTGCCTCGCTTCTGATTTTTGACATGCCCATGGGCTTTTTGGCCCAGTTGGGCATTCTGGCCCTGTCCGGCATCATTATCCGCAACTCGGTGATTCTCATGGACCAGATCGACCGCCAGGTAGCTGCCGGAGAGAACCGTTACCATGCCATTATCAGGGCCACGGTATTTCGGTTCAGGCCCATTATGCTCACAGCGGCTGCCGCTATCCTGGGGATGTTGCCTTTGGCTGTGGACAAATTCTGGGCACCCATGGCCATCAGCATCGGCGGCGGACTTTTGGGGGCCACCATACTCACGCTGTTTGTGCTGCCTTGTATGGTAGCGGCCTGGTATCGGGTAAAAGAAGAATAG
- a CDS encoding efflux RND transporter periplasmic adaptor subunit, translating into MKQGRTIFFLTALAFCVFTIVTTAGCNNSTDQKEKQNAPAPAPLVTSMTISAQNSGSGHLFSGEVRGRYETALGFRVPGKIIARHVETGTRVKAGDLLMQVDPKDTQEVVTAAKAQVTAAQSQYKLAADLLKRFNALYEQDYMSKAEIDRYQNKADSARAVLKQAQAQFIQATNQLNYCNLKADDDGIVLDVRAETGQVVAAGMPVIIMAKGEEREIEIFVPENQVAQLNPGALFHVNFWALPDLDIKGRLRYLSPVADPITRTYKTRITLIDPPDTVRLGMTASAVNVDHKAAGSIFIPLSAVYQTDDSPMVWIIQNNKTKLQKIRLGKAGNGEQVQVIEGLAAGDEIVTTGVHKLSQSQQVRTQSSGKDS; encoded by the coding sequence ATGAAACAAGGCAGAACAATTTTTTTTTTAACGGCGTTGGCCTTTTGCGTTTTCACCATCGTTACCACGGCCGGATGTAACAACTCGACAGATCAAAAAGAAAAACAAAACGCACCGGCACCTGCGCCTCTTGTTACCAGTATGACCATTTCCGCCCAAAACAGTGGGTCTGGCCATCTGTTTTCAGGCGAGGTCCGGGGACGTTACGAGACCGCATTAGGATTCCGGGTTCCGGGCAAGATCATTGCCCGCCATGTGGAAACCGGCACCCGGGTCAAGGCAGGGGATCTACTCATGCAGGTGGACCCCAAAGATACCCAAGAGGTGGTGACGGCGGCCAAAGCCCAGGTCACTGCAGCCCAAAGCCAATATAAGCTGGCCGCGGACCTGCTCAAGCGCTTTAACGCTCTTTATGAGCAGGATTACATGAGCAAGGCCGAAATTGACCGCTATCAAAACAAGGCCGACTCAGCCAGGGCCGTATTGAAACAGGCCCAAGCCCAGTTCATCCAGGCAACCAACCAATTGAATTACTGCAATCTTAAAGCCGATGATGACGGCATTGTGCTTGACGTCCGGGCAGAAACCGGCCAGGTGGTGGCAGCCGGCATGCCGGTGATCATTATGGCCAAGGGAGAAGAGCGGGAAATTGAAATCTTTGTGCCTGAAAACCAGGTAGCACAATTGAACCCAGGCGCGTTATTTCACGTCAATTTCTGGGCCCTGCCCGACCTGGATATCAAAGGCCGGCTCCGGTACCTGTCACCTGTGGCAGATCCCATTACCCGGACTTACAAGACCCGCATCACCCTTATCGATCCCCCGGACACAGTTCGCCTTGGCATGACGGCATCTGCAGTCAATGTCGACCATAAGGCAGCCGGCAGCATTTTTATCCCATTATCCGCGGTCTATCAGACAGACGATTCGCCCATGGTTTGGATCATTCAAAATAATAAGACCAAGTTGCAAAAAATCCGGTTGGGAAAGGCCGGTAACGGAGAACAAGTCCAAGTCATTGAGGGTCTGGCAGCAGGCGATGAAATCGTCACCACCGGTGTACACAAACTGTCTCAAAGCCAACAGGTCCGGACCCAGTCTTCAGGCAAAGATTCATAA